The Balaenoptera musculus isolate JJ_BM4_2016_0621 chromosome 6, mBalMus1.pri.v3, whole genome shotgun sequence nucleotide sequence TACGTTCCcccacacaaatgcacacacgtCCAGGGATGGCAGCAACCTTCCCCCCACATGCCAGTGTTCTCTGGGCAGCTAGCCCCGGCACACCGTGATGACTTTTTTGATGTGTCAAACCCTCCAGTCATTCAAACACTAATTTGGGTATTGATATGAAGCCATCTTGCAGATGCTATCAAAGTCCCTAATCAGTCAGCTTTAATTAAGAGATTATCCAGAgtaatctgggtgggcctgatccaatcagttgaaaggccttaaAGGCAGGGCTGTGGCTTTCCCCAAGAAATCCACCTGAGGGCAGCAGCTTCAACCAAACCTTGAGCTCCAGCTTGCTCACGGATCCTTTCTTCCCGACAAGTGTGCCCCCCACCATCAAACAAGCCATTTCCTTGTAATAAACCAAATGTGTGCATACACAGTATATAGACTCTCCTACTGGTTCCATTTCACAGCTTGAACCCTGACAACACTAGTTTTAGGCACAAGACCAAAAAATGACTGTAAAAATTCTAGGCTGAGTGAGGGGCAGGAACCTGTGGAAAATCTCCAGGAAGCACTCAATCCACCCTTACCAAGACATGGTTTGGAACCTAGGCCCAATCCATTTACTGTAGGTGGCGCTGGgcaacttaacctctctaagcacTGAggtcctcatttgaaaaatgaggataCCAGATGCTTGGCAGTGAATGACAGTGCTAGCAAGAccattaaaacatttaaacaagaCTGCCCAAACTCAGCTGGTGAGGTTTTATTCAAAACCCATCTCCAGCCAGACTCCCACATCTTTGATTTCTTGACAACTGCAGCCCCAAGGAAACGCAGTCTGCATGCCATATGCTAGTAAGAAGGCGAACACATCCACAAGCTGAGAAGTCTCTAGAAAGCCCAGTCCCAAGCACCCCAGCAGGAGAAGCTCGCCATACTGCCCCTCTAGCCAAGCACCACCCTCCCTTAGCCACTAACCTTATAGAATTTCCTGAGGTTCTCTTTCTGAGTCTGGTTAATGACGGTGAGTACACGGGCGATGGATTTGCGAACAACTCGGCTACAAAACAGAGACATCAATAAAGATGGGGAAGACACACAGCACTCCCCAAGCTATCTATTTCAGGGCCTGACCCAGATGTCATAGGGCAGGGGCATTCCCCATCAGCTCACCCACATTCACCCAGGAGGTACCTAAcccagtccaggaggaaggtgtaCTGGAGGGAAGAGAGACAATAGATGAGTATCCCAGGAGTGGGGACACGGAACGGCTGGCACATCCAGTGCTTTCGAAGAGTTGTTAAGTATTCACTGAGAAGGCTTAATGAGGACAGGTGAAGGGCAGATCAGGAAAGATCTTCCATCCCAGGCCACATATCCTGAGGGCTATGAAGATGACCTAACCAATGCCGATCTGAATGAGCTGACTGGAGGCAATCATGCCACAAGCTGGGCAACCAAGTTAAGCTTAGGGAGTCCCAGGAAGGGCCACTGGGGAGGGGACAAGGCTGAAGACAGGAACAGGCTGGGGATAAGTGAATTTGCAGTCATGTTGAATATGAGAGCTGCTTAGTAAATGACTGGTAAACACGGTCTTGAGGATTCAGCATGCACCACCACAGGAAAATTATTGGGTGcccattttataaaagaggaaagaaaaacctgGGTGGTGGGCCAATCTACCCACCAAGTAGGATGTGGCAGAAGCGGAATTTATGCCCAGGTTGACTAACTCCAAATCCATGTTCCTTTCACAAATCTTGATTCTTGCTCCACCCACGTACATCAGTAAGTTACACTACAACTCAAGTAAGGGGTGCAAGGGATCCCTCAACCAAGTGAGGgaggatgaggaaaaaaatccaagtgcTGGTGGGAGGTAGGAGAAAGGGATCAATGAGACATTCGAAGGTACCATTAAAATGAGTCTTCACGGACACCCAGCTTTCTCCAGCCAGAGAAGCTGAAGGAGGTTACTCCAGGCAAAAGGACCACAGATCAAAGGCAGGTAAAGGCAGCAGGTAACCACACACCTGGGCGTGAGCAAGGGGAGCCTAGAGAGGCTGGCTAGGAAGGGCACGACATTCCGACCCACGGATGCATGGAATGGGCACTTAAACGGACACCTCCTTAAGCCAACTTCGAAAATCCACAAATGTTCCTGACGCATATGTATCTCCCACGCCCAGAGGGCCGTAGTCTGGCCTCCCGTCACTTACATCTTGGAGAGTTTGGAAGCCGCGCCGCCTGTTACTTTAGCCACGCGTAGCTGGGACAGCTCCACTTTCAGGTCCTCCAGCTGTTTCAGCAGCTCCTCCTTCTTCTTGCCGCGAAGGTCTCGAGCCTTAATCTTGGCCTGAGCGAAATAAAGGGTCTGGGTCAAACACCCGGCGGGGCGGTCTCCCCCTCGGCCACTTACCGAGCCTTCCACCGGCCATCGTTCCCTCCACCTGCGTCGTAATCAGCCCCTGGAGGGCGCGCGCCTCGCCCCGGGCCAGGAGCGCGCTGGAGGCCCAGCACTACAGTGCCTTGGGCAGGGCAACCCAGACCGCAGCAGGCGCGCCCTCGCCCAGGCCTGCTGCGAGGCTGGGCCACTATCCCCATTCCGCAGAGTGAAAGACGGAGGCCCCGGCAGCGCGCGCGCACCTCTCCTGGTCTAGGCCTGCGTGGGGAGAAAGCGAGAGGCCGGCTGGGGCGGCGCTAGGCCATTCCGCAGGGCCTCCCACAGGCCGGGCTGGTAGATGGGCTCGCAGGATTCGCCacgcgccccccaccccagcccctgagcCCCACAGCGCGCGGATGGCGCCCGATTTCCCTACACTCACCATAACTGTATAGTGAGCCTCCGCCGCCTTCtcggagggaaagaggaaggggcgGGGCTGACCTCCACAACTACAACCGGGTGGCGGTGGGCGTGGTCAATAACGCTAGCGGGGGAGCCCTGGCTCCGCCCCTGTCGCCCCACCCCCACGCGAGGAAAGCTGTGGTCCGGCCCGCCGAGCCCAGCCCCGAGGAGCCAGAGACCCGCCCAGCAGTGCCCGCGTCTTCTTCCCGCGCGCTGGAGAATACTTGGGTTCGGTGTATTGCCCAGAGCAGCGCTGTGGGGAAATCGAGGCCTGGGGTGGCGGCAATTTACTGGACTAGTAAGGACTCggattcatccattcatttattcgttcattcattcattcggtAAACCTTTGCAGGTCGCCCACTCTGTGCTACTCCGAGCTGGGCGCCGGTGTTCCGGGGGTACCGGGCATGAAGGTTGAGGGTTTTCAAAGATGAATTAACATGGCCTCTGCCTTGGAGGAATTTAAAGTGCAAGGTGGGCGGGGAAGGGCGGGGTCAGACAACTATAATCCAACTGCATAAAAATTCTAGTGGAGACAGCATGCGTTAGGGGAAAGAGCATTCATGGCCTTTTCTTAGTGAACCTGACCCGGTTTCAAATTCTTATCCTGTTGCCTGGTGCTAGCTGACTCTCTGcaaatcccttcccctccctgagtcttagttttctcacctgtgataTGAGGTATTTATAAGGATCAGGAATATAACATGTAAAACTCTTAGCACAAGACCtgatgcaggacttccctggtggtccagtggttaagactctgaagTTCCAATGcacggggcacaggttccatccctggtcggggaactaagatcccacatgccgtggggcacggccaacaaaacaaaacacctgatGCATAACAAGCGCTCAAAATATCATCACCATCAATATTCCCAGTTGAATGAACACTTGAGGTGGCCTGAAAGTTAAAGGGGGGATTTCACAAGGGAAAGTGCTCAGGCTTTCTGACTGGACAGTTGCATTGTTGCCCCAACCAGCAAGCATGAATCTGTGCTCTAGTGTCACTCCATTGCCCTTAACAAACGCACACCCACACGTTAGAGCTCTAGTTAAAGCCAGGTTGGCCCCTTGCTGCTGTCAGgtgtctcctccaggaagccttctcccATCCCCTTATGGGTTTCCGTTAATGGATCGTAGCCTTGGACTAAATTGGGACACAGACCCCCCCTTGTGTGCGAAGCTTTCTGGGCAATCCTCTCTTTAGACCCAAACatactgaattaaaatgaaatttatgtgTCTATCTCCACAGCCAGCCTGGAAGTTCCCCAGGGGTCAGAACCATGGCTGACACCTTGTTTGGTTTTTCTCATCTCCAGGCCCAGCATATGGATGCTTGTTGGATGAACTGAAATAATGAgctttgcccaagatcacagggAGGCATGCTtccaggaggtggagggaggtggggaagagagagcaGAGGACATTCTTGGCATGGATTAGTCTTAAATGGAAGTTGAATGGTGCACAGGGACTTGACGGTCATATTTTCCAAATGCTTATAGTTCTATTAAAGATAACGATTGTGTACATCTTTTCTGAACTTGAAGTCACCTATGACTACCCTGTTTCTCTTACATGCCACATCCAACCCACTCCCAAATTCTGCAGCCTCTTTCTTCAAAATACCCAACCTCTTCCCAGGTTACTGGCACCTGCCTGGACTGAGCTGCCATGGCCTGTCACCTGGACCACCGATGTCACTTCTTAAATCACCTACTTTGGCTCAGGCTCCCATGTGTTCTCAATACACATTTGAGGGACACTTTtcaagtcagatcatgtcactgcTCTGCCCAGAATTTCCAGGGCTGTCCTGAGTTAAGACCACATCCTTTCCTCAGCCTACAAAGTTCTACAGCatccgcccctcccccccacctcccttacATCTCATTTCTTCTCACTCTTCTGCTCCAGTATGGCCTTGCTGTTTCTAGAATACACCAAGCCTGCCCTGTCTTTGAGCCTTTGCTTGGCTCCCTCCTTCACTTCCTGCAGGTCCTTGATCAGCGTCACCTCCTTGGGGACACTTCTCTTGACCACTTTATCTGAGGTACTCTCAGAAACtgcatattgttttttttttctcctcagaacCCAGTCATCCCTGACATAGTGTGAATTTTTAATTCTGCTCCCTTGACTGGAATGGAGATCCACGGTCATAAACACTGACACTATTTCATTCACCAGTTTATTTGGGGGCTAtttccttacttgtaaaatggGCATTTTGGTTTAAAATTCCTTCTGATCAGGATGTTCTGGGGATATGAATTTCTGTTGTCTTGTGGCCTCCCTAGGTCACACAGATTTCTTCCAAGGTATGGAGCTGATAGGCAGGTCTTCCAGGACCCCTGATACTTTTATTTAGCACCTGTTTCCCACTGTAGGAGTCTATCTTTAGCACCCAAGATTAGGTAGCATCCTAGTCTGacaatatttttttgatctgtaGACACAGTTCAATGGGAAGTATTCGAAGCAATGAAAACGAGTCTCATTAACTTCTACCGGTCTTTACTAAAAGGAAAACTATTGTatgaaaacaaagacccaatgtagtcTCAGGCTAAGTCTCATTGACAGAACCCCTCAAGCAACAGCCCAGGCACCTAATCTTGGCACTACAATGTTGTCCTTGGCTCTGCCCTATCTCTCCCCATCTCAGACTCTGGGGGTTCGCTTCCTACCAGGATATTCCTCTCCAGCCAGGCAAGATATCTCAGCCCCCCAGGACCTCGCCCTTCCTGCCAGGATGGTGGCCACAGGGTCATCCCCCTATCCCCGCCCCCTACACACCCGGTCAAGGTGACTGCTACACACGCGGGGCCGCCGCCCTCTCAAACCCAAATGTCTTCATTGTCTTGTCAGCACCCTGGATACACTTTAAACGTCTTTAAAGTCTCCCAGCCCATTAACAATACGGTCACTACAACAATAAGGCAGACGCAACCTCCTCTGAGCTCAGTGTGGTGGCGTCCAAAGCTCCTAAAATCCGAAACTTAGGTTCTCCCACTCCACGTCACTCCCCGGGGCATAAGAACTACTACTCATCCCTCAGGCCTCAGCTCGAAGGTTTCTTCTCTAAGAAGCCTGCCCGGCACTCAACAGGCCGAGCCGGGCGCCTTCTCCTGGGGGCCCCGTGCCCCCTCAGTCTGGGCAGAGATGACACCCGGAGTCGGCGAGTGTGCCCGCTCCGGCGCCTTCCAGGGCCAGGGGCTCCTCGGGTGCAGGATCGAAGCCGAAGTGCGCAGCTATGGCGTCCACGTGCTGGGCCCGCGCGGCATTGGGCGCAGGCTCCTCAGACGGGAAGACTTCACCTCTATGAAGACAGGCGTCCCCCCGAAGCTCCACGGGCCTCCTTCCCGGCGCTTCCCAAtgcgccccgcccctccctccctcccaccggtACTTCCGGTTCCGGCGTGGGCCGGAAgtgggcgggcggcggcggctgcgcgcggaggaggtggaggaggtgccGGGCGGCAGCTTCCCGCCCCCGAGCCGGAGCCGGTTCCGAGCGGAGTGGAGTGGAGGTCTTCCCCGGAGCGTAACTGCCTGAGCGGGCGCCGAGCCCCCGCCATGGCCCGGAACACGCTGTCCTCGCGCTTCCGTCGGGTGGACATCGACGAATTTGACGAGAACAAATTCGTGGACGAacaggaggaggcggcggcggcggcggccgagcCAGGCCCGGATCCTAACGAGGTGGACGGGCTCCTGCGGCAATATCCTTCTCCCGCGCGGCGGCCCGGACTCCCCTTTGGCCCGGCCTTCCCACTTCCCTCATCCCCGGCTCCGGCCATTCAGGCCGACCTCCCCACTCCTCTCAGCCCCGGAGCCCTCAGGTCAGTCTCCCGACTCCCTTCCGATCTGGCTTTCCTCGGGCCACACATCCCCACTTCCCTCTGACCCGGCCTTCCCACTCTCCTTGTCCCCGGCCCgagccctcggagcctccctcagCAGCGCGGCCCCACGCGGCCCCCGGATCCTGGTGGACCGGCCTGCTCGGCGGCCCCAAGAGCGTGCCGGGGGGGCCTCCGGCTCGTAGGCCCCTCACTCTTGCACGAgacctctcctctttcttccccattgcctccccaccccctcaggcTGGCCCTTCCTTGGGCGCCCGATCACTCCATCCCTCCTATGCGGGAAACGGGGCCATACTCGGGCATGATCGGCGGGAGGCGCCGAGGTGAGCCACCGCTGAGTAATTGAGCGGCCAGGGCGGCTCCCAGGCACAGTCCTCTCGGGCCGGATTGCAGCACCACCTGAAAATAGGTGGGTGGATGGCTGCGGAGAAGAAAGGCCCCACGGGGGGAGCCAAGACTGCAACCTTAGTCCAGCCCTGAGGTTTGAGATCGCACCTCCCACCCCAGAATCATTCTGACCCTGCGGCTTAATGCCAGTCTTCCTCACCTGTTCTTAGTTTCTTATGACCATTCATTGGGCTTTGGACCTCGATGGTCTCAGCCACGTTCAACAAGTGAGTTTTgacaccccccccgccccccgccataGGCTTCTTGTGCAGGAAGCAGTGGAAAAAACTAGTCGTTTAGAGCTAAGAAAAACCAGGCAGCATAAAGTGAGATGTAAAAGTAGAGCCCCATGACTGGAAATGACTGTTCTGTGGTCACAGAAAACAAGCATTTagaaaacaagattaaaaatagagttggCTGTCACAGCCTGCTTGGTCCCTTAGCCGTTTGAGCACAGGAAACTGACTTATTCTCACAGGaaggatttttctttattcaaatgGTGTTACAGGAAGTGCCTACCCCTCCCCCGCACTGGCCAGGGCAGGGTTGGAGGCTCATGCTGTACTGTATATAAATCAGGTTCTGGGTGTTTAATCAGTTGACTCAGCTTGGGAAGTCGAGCCCATAGACTGCCTTTGGGAGGAGTCCTGCAGTGTTCCTCCAATGTGCCTTTGAAACAAAAACCTCCAGACTTTCTTTGTTTgaacagaaatgtgttttcaaAGGTGGTGATTCAAACTTGTATTTCCTGCCCCATCAGGATCACCCTGCTTACCCCATTGGTGAAATGGGGCCATGAGAAGGGCCTCCATGAGGGAAGGTTGATTCTGCAGTCTGGTGCAGAACCTGGCTCATGGGCAGGCATTGCTAAAAGGACTCCAGCGTCAGGCCTGTGGCCCAGACCATCCACAGAAGGAGAGGGCAAGGTCCAGTTATCTGCTGTCTTGGTCTTGGCGCTGCAGAGACTTGTTGAAGGTCATCTCTTGGTACGCTCCTCACATGATAGGTTCCTTGAGGCTGCTTGGAGACCTAGGCTTAGCACATCAGGGGATGGTAGTTTCTCCACTAATGGCAGTGTCAGAAACCTTGTTACCATGGAGAGTGTACCTCTTGGGATTGGGGAAAGGGAGGTTAGCAAATGAGAACTGAAATCCTGGCAAATGTGGggcccaggaaggaaggaggaaggagctaATATTTGCTGAGTCCCTACCATGTGCCATGTCTTGGATTTATGTTAGATTATTAAACTATAGAAAGGGCTTCTAGGAGTCTTAGGACAGAGGCGAGGGGAGTAGGGATAGGGGTTGGTTGATTGGAGTGAGGGGATGTAGGGAGTGGGCCTGTCCTAGTACTGTATAGGGAAGCGAGTCATGGTGGGAGATCACACACATGAAATAGAGCGTGGGCTGTGCATCCACACAGACCCAACTCAGTCTTctatagctgtgtgactttgaataGGTCACTTacactctctgaacctcagtatcCTCCTGTGTTAAAAGGAGGAGAACCAAGCTGGGCTTATAGGTTCCATGAGAGCATCACTGGACAGCATCCCAGAAGGCTTTAGCACAGCGCCGGACACACAGTACGTGTCCTGGACATGCACCTTGGGCCTGTGGGTGGAGTGGCAGCAGGGGATTGTAGAAAGAgcttggctttggagtcaggcatcCTTGGGTTTGAAGGCCAGCTGGACAgcttagctttgtgaccttgaacacgtcattttccttctctgagcctcagattcattgcctttaaaatcagaataatgattCTTGTCACAAAGAACTGTTAGCAGTAATGAGATGACATGTGAAAACACCTGGGCACAGGATCTGAGACCTTGTAGggattttaaagaattggctccttttcttccttgctGAGGCACCTTCTGGTCCTCTGGAGGGGGATCTGTCCAGAGCAGTAGTTTTGAATGATTTTGCAGTCTCCTCCCCCTGAGGAAATTTGTCGATGTTTGGAGATACTTTGTCACaacttggggggtgggagggagtgctactggaatctagtgcatagaggccagagatgctgctaaatatGGTACCATGCATGCACAGGACAGACCCCACGTCAGTCATCTGGactaaaatgtcagtagtgctgtggttgagaaaccctgatctagaGGAGACCAGGGTCTGGGCACGGTTCCTTGGCCTCCACAGCCTGTTCTCTGGAAGGGCCTAAAACCAGCTGAGACAGAGGCCAGCTTGATAAATGGTATGCCCCTCCCTACTCCTCAGTTCTCCCCAGCTGGTGAAGGCCCCCTGCCTATCAACACCTATAGCGAATGCTTGGTAGAGGGGTGCTGCAGAGAGATTAAAGCAGTGACTCTTTTTGCCCCTGTGGACTAGTTATCCTACCCTTACCCATTcatcttctgaaatattttgtttcccAACCATGCTGGTTAGTGAAGAGCGCCCGCCTTCGTTTCCTCTGAAGACTCTGGGACTCTGCTTATTGCTCTGGCATGTCAAATTCGAAAAGAGTTCTGAGGTAGAAGCTATCAGTGGCTGATATCAGACTGGCCCTAACCAGGCTGGGAAAAAGGAATTCCAAAGCTGACAGATACAGCAGTGTGGGAGAGTGGGCTGCCTCTCAAATTGGAAGGTGGATCAGAGCCCAGCAGGGTGCTAGGGAGCTCCACAGGGGTGGCTCCCTGGGTGTGTGGGCCCAGCTCAGTCAAGATGGAGGCCACACTAGGGAAGACCGGGAACTCGGCTTTGCTTGGGAGGTTCTGGCTGTTCACACGTGGGTATCGCTGCATGAACAGGAGTAGAGACCCGATTGGGCGGAAGCCATTTCTGGTTCTATTTTTGAAGCTTTTTGGCTGAAGCCAatgtttcagatgaggaaatgaaagtCAACTGATGTAATTCAGTTTAAAATAGGTGTCACCTTTGGGGACCTAACCCagattgtaattttcttttgagcACTGGCTATTCAGAGCTCAGCAAAGATTGTGTCAGGACTCCAACTAAGGTGTGGGGAGCAAGGAGGGGAGGATTGATTCATTTTGTTGGCAAAAGGTTCTTTTAGATTGTTAAATTTCCCCCAGTTGGGACCTCACTGACTTGGGTAGGTCTTGGAAGATAAAAGTTTTAGcacatcttaatttctttaatagtttaaCTGATAGAAAACATTGGATTAAGAGTTAGGAGACCTCCATTTGTGCCTTTGTTCTTCCCTTTTGAGAATGAGAAGATGAAAATGATAACCTTACTCGGTGGTCGTGAGGGTCCAGTAGGGCAGATATGGTGCGAAGTAAGTGCAAACCAGCTCAGTCAGATTTTGCTGCAAGTTACCCTGCGCGGGCAGTTGCTTTGCTACTACCTTCCCGGGCGGGAGCGAGTCCGTGTCCAAACTTGCCTTGAAGGGGAAGGTTTCGGGGGCCGGCAGAAGGAGGGGTTTGCAGGGTTGGCAGAGATGCCCCACCCACCCTCCGTGTGGCTCAGGAGAGCTACAGGCTACCCTCTGAACTGGCTGTGCCCACCGGGAGGCCACAGTGGGAGGCGGGTGGATGTGGATGAGATGCCATTTGACTCTACTCTCTTGAGCTCTTTTTGCAATGAGTTCGTTAATAAAAGCATGAACATGCTAGAGCCTAGCCATCCTTAACTGGTGCTGATGCACAGGGGACATGCTTCGGGCGTTTCATGCAGCCTTGCGGAACTCTCCCATCAACACCAAGAATCAAGCTGTGAAGGTAAAGGGGGTTGAACTGCAGCTCTGCTGGGTGGGTGTTGGGACCAGGGCTGTGATTGTCCAGTGCGAGCTCCCTGGGACTCTGGACAGCATCTATTTCATCTCTGCATCGGTGAGTATCTACCAAGGAAGTGAGTTGGCACCGGGCAGTGTTTCCACGGAAGCCTCCTGGCTCTCCTAACACCCAAAGCTGTCAGTGTTCATAGTAAACGCTCCCCAAAGAAACGTTCACTCCTCCCTGAGGCCTCATGGGGTGAGAAGTCAGCCCAGCCCTTCCTGATGAGCAGAGTTATAAATTAGCTTGTCATGTGGGACTTAGCAGTGGTTATGCTTTTATAAGCTATTGAATAGGCTTTATTTGCATAAGGATTTTCAGTGCTTTTATGATTTCCTGCCTCGTTAAAAACTAGGTGAGACCATACAGTTGTGCAGACTGTATCCGTTACGTTGTCTAAAAACTCATCACTGAGACTGTCTAAAATTTGGTCCAGGGAAAGGGGTCTCTTTGGAGCTAGGGTTTTGCTGTCTTGtgatggcactttttttttttttttttgatggcatCTTGATATAAATGGCTGCACCTGTCAGACATGGAGGAAAATGGCCCCTTTGTTCCATTGAGGGTGAACGCAGACAGAAGGTGCAGCCAAGTAGACCTGTTTTTTTTTATCTCCACAGTTATGATCCTGTAGAGTTTCAAGGCCTTGCTGGTGTCATCAGAAATAGGGATGCTTCTCCCCAGGAAACCGCTTATTTCCCCCAAAATAAGTGGAATAAATTACTGGCTTTGAATACTTTGGGATACTTTGAAacttaaatcaataaaagaatttCACTTAAGCATTCCAAATGAATTAGAAATTGGGCAGTGTTTCTAATGAGTTCTGACTACTTGGTTTGGTGTTTCTGAGCCTGCAGTGCGGGATGTGGATATGCCTGGGCCATGGCTCTAGGCCtcactccctttctctttcctctgtagGAACGGGCCCAGGGCGTGGTGCTGAAAGTGCTTACAAATTTTAAGAGCAGCGAAATTGAGCAGGCTGTGCAGTCACTGGACAGAAATGGCATTGACTTGCTAATGAAGTACATTTATAAAGGGTTTGAGAAGCCCACAGAAAATAGCAGCGCAGTGTTACTCCAGTGGCATGAAAAGGTATGTGAACGTCAGGCAGCCCACTGAGTCACCCCAACCCCAGGGTTCAAATCAGCAGGCCAGGCTATCCCAAACAAACAAAGGACAGTCTGATAGGCATGTGAGAATAAGGGGCCACGCCTCAAGCAACCTGGGACATCTGAGCACTTAACCTCTCCCAAGGAAGCACCTGGTAGGGATCTGCCGTCTCTGGTAATCGCCGTTGCTTTAGCTGCTGGTTTGTGCCGGGCAGGCATGGGGCAGGTGACTTGGCGTGGTAAGGTAGAGGCAGGCTTGCTGGTGGCTGGGACTTTGTAATACTTTCTTTGGGCCGGTGGAGGTGGTGGTTGTGGGTCTTAGATGCAGGCTGAGCCCTCCCGTTAGCTCTGAGGGCTTCCTGCTCCAGCCTCAGCCTCACCAGGCCCGAGGGGGCAGTGGCAGATACCTTGGCAGTGTCTTTAATAGGGCCTTCGTCCACCTGAAGCATGAAAAGCCTGTCCTTTGTTTGGGTCAGTATAAGAGCAGGGCCTTTCATCAAGCCTGTGTCCTTCCTGAAAGGCTCTGTTGAGTTTTAAGGGAGTGGCCCTTACTGAGGGATCCGTCACTTGGgcagcctggggctgggctgtggCCTTTGGTCCTGTCGGTGGGT carries:
- the RPL35 gene encoding 60S ribosomal protein L35 isoform X1, translated to MAGAGDEGSGKAGPKGSPGRRAGEGYCRRSPSTSLGSGPGSAAAAAASSCSSTNLFSSNSSMSTRRKREDSVFRAMAGARRPLRQLRSGEDLHSTPLGTGSGSGAGSCRPAPPPPPPRAAAAARPLPAHAGTGSTGGREGGAGRIGKRREGGPWSFGGTPVFIEAKIKARDLRGKKKEELLKQLEDLKVELSQLRVAKVTGGAASKLSKIRVVRKSIARVLTVINQTQKENLRKFYKGKKYKPLDLRPKKTRAMRRRLNKHEENLKTKKQQRKERLYPLRKYAVKA
- the RPL35 gene encoding 60S ribosomal protein L35 isoform X2, with the protein product MAKIKARDLRGKKKEELLKQLEDLKVELSQLRVAKVTGGAASKLSKIRVVRKSIARVLTVINQTQKENLRKFYKGKKYKPLDLRPKKTRAMRRRLNKHEENLKTKKQQRKERLYPLRKYAVKA